CACGCCGAGCTCGTCCAGCGCCTCGGCGGCAAAGCACCGCTCCTCGCCCAGGGGATCACGGCCGAGCGCGCCACCCTCGCCGACCGTCTCACGGCCACGCCTGCGGCGATTCTCCTGGGCACCGCGAGCTTCTGGGAGGGCGTCGATTTCCCCGGCGAAGCGCTGGAGGTTCTGGTGCTCGCCAAGCTTCCCTTCGCCCCACCGGACGAGCCGCTGGTGGAGGCCCGCTGCGAACGCCTGCGGGCGCGAGGCGAGGACCCCTTCGCCGATTTCCTCCTGCCCGAAGCGGTCCTGCGCTTCCGTCAAGGCTTCGGGCGCCTCATCCGCACGCGGCAGGACCGGGGCGCCGTGCTCCTCCTCGACGGCCGCCTCGAGAGCCGGGCCTACGGCGAGACCTTTGTGGCGTCGCTCCCGGTCCGCACCCAGAGCTTCGACACGCCGGAGACGATGCTCGCGCACGTGCGCACCTGGCTCGATCGTGGAATGGAAAACCAAATCGGATAGGTTCACTGCGCACGGCGGCAACGCCCTCGTGGCGCCGCTCGCGCTCCACGATTTGAACGGCGAAACAATCCTCTTTAACGGCGCGGACTACGGGACCAATGCGTCGCGTGCGGAGCGTCTCATCCGTCGTCTTCGCCTAGTAGGGCAGCCTCCCCCACGGCCGAGAGGGGAGGGAGGCTGCGCTTGACGACGGGTCACACTAGAATCAGCGATACATGGCTTTCACGTCACCCCATTTCACCGGCAACGTCGGCGTGGCGCAGTGGGCAGGGAGGATACGCGTACCATGAACGTGCTCGACTGTGCACCCGCCGCCAAAGCAAGCTGCACCAGCCGACTCCGCCTCGGTAACACAAACGTAATAGAAGGAATCTCCATCTCGCGTAGCGTCCAACGTCAGGGTGAAGGAATCCGTGCAAAGCCAATCCCCAACACTCCAGGCGCATTCGAGATGGAGAGTCGTCGCCGTCGCTGTCCCTCTGCAGACCTCTGGATACGGCGCCTCGGGCGTGGGAATCAATTCCTCGCCGGCACATATCGTGTCTTGCCAGGACGCAACGGTGTAGACAGTATGTTCATAGCAGTCGTAGCTCGAGTCTTCTGTGGCCCAGATGCCTTCCCATTCAGGTGGCACGGGAACGATTGCGCGCAGCGTCTCGAGGATTGCTCGAGTGTCGTTGGCTTGCCCTGCCTGCGCCCAGGCAGAAAGAAGCAGTACGACAAGGGTCGATGGTCGTAGCCAGGATTTCATAGCGTTCCTCCAATCCCGTGGAGGGCTCCAAACGCCTTTGGGAATGGTCCCCACACCAAGTACAAGCGACGCATCCCGAAGTTGCTTTCAACGCTCTTTTTCGCCCCGTCGGTCTGCCAGGCCGCAACGGTCTCAAGCTGGATGGACTCTGGCGCATCGCCCGATGGTGCCAAGGGCCCCCATGAAGGGAGCAACGGGTTTCCCCGCAGTGACTTATCAGGAGATTTTAGAGCGGATCCTCAGCGATGACTTCGACACGGTTCCACCTGCTACACGGCAGCGTCGAAGCTCGATGGCCCAGGTCAAAGTACATTTACCTCGGGGTCAGTGGGGAGGAAGCCTTGGACGCGCTGCCCGACACACTGGAGGCTCTTGTCTCGAGCGCCAAGTCAGGCCTGGTAGTCGTCCTGAGCGGGGCCGGGATCTCGGCAGAGAGTGGCATCCCCACCTTCCGGGGGCCCGAGGGATTTTGGACCGTGGGTTCTTCCACCTACGCGCCACAGGAAATGGCAACGCAGGCGTTTTTCCACCGTCATCCCGACGTCTGGGCCTGGTACGTCTACCGGCGGAGTTTGTGCGCGGCAGTCGATTTCCCCGGCGAAGCGCTGGAAATCCTGGTGCTCGCCAAGCTTCCCTTCGCCCCACCGGACGAGCCGCTGGTCGAGGCCCGCTGCGAACGCCTACGTGCTCGCGGCGAGGATCCCTTCGGCGATTTCCTCTTGCCCGAAGCGGTCCTGCGCTTCCGTCAAGGCTTCGGGCGCCTCATCCGCACGCGGCAGGACCGGGGAGCCGTGCTCCTCCTCGACGGCCGCCTCGAGAGCCGGGCCTACGGCGAGACTTTCGTGGCCTCGCTTCCCGTCCGCACCCGGAGCTTCGAGACGCCGGAATCCATGCTGGCCCACGTCCGCCAGTGGTTTGCAAGCAGCCTGAAACACGGAAGCCAGTCGTTTTGATTTCTTGACGATTGGGCCCGCATACGGCTACACTGCCGGCCCTGAGAGCGCGAACAACAGTGCTTACATCGGAGGGACGTATGTCTTGCGTCTCCAGGGGTACAGCGTTCGCGGTCGTAGCCGTCTCGGTTCTGACGAGCGCCCTCGCCTCCGCCCAAACCTGCATCGACACCTGCAACTGCGCCCGTAGCGCCAGCATCGCCGCCTGCGATGCGGACTATCAGACCTGCGTCGCCAACGCTGGTGGGGATCCGGACCA
The window above is part of the Candidatus Krumholzibacteriia bacterium genome. Proteins encoded here:
- a CDS encoding helicase C-terminal domain-containing protein gives rise to the protein MDALPDTLEALVSSAKSGLVVVLSGAGISAESGIPTFRGPEGFWTVGSSTYAPQEMATQAFFHRHPDVWAWYVYRRSLCAAVDFPGEALEILVLAKLPFAPPDEPLVEARCERLRARGEDPFGDFLLPEAVLRFRQGFGRLIRTRQDRGAVLLLDGRLESRAYGETFVASLPVRTRSFETPESMLAHVRQWFASSLKHGSQSF